One Devosia lacusdianchii genomic window carries:
- a CDS encoding YihY/virulence factor BrkB family protein, whose amino-acid sequence MTDTIVETLTRPLPKNYRRRWRRVLWRTAKSMTQMDTSMRCAGVAYFGFLSLFPAVATVVLLLGLFAKPIFLANMVERLEGLVPEMALQLLAGQLVALLEQPRAGLGIGLLLSSGIAVWSGSRGVAALIFATSRTRPEPEKRSLVTSIVVAIATTLLAGIAMVVVLTLVAVIPAYFSALPWLADNQLLLLFLRWPVLLILGVLLIAAFYRFAPDRKAKKARWIWPGASIATLLWLFVCAIFSFYVERLGNFEASFGSLATAIVLLLWMYNSALIVVLGATINAELEREVLSERALAI is encoded by the coding sequence ATGACCGACACCATAGTCGAAACTCTTACCCGGCCTCTGCCCAAGAACTACCGTCGGCGCTGGCGTCGTGTGCTCTGGCGCACCGCCAAATCCATGACGCAGATGGACACATCCATGCGCTGCGCTGGCGTAGCCTATTTCGGCTTCCTGTCGCTGTTTCCCGCCGTTGCCACGGTGGTGCTGCTGCTCGGATTGTTCGCCAAACCCATATTTCTGGCAAACATGGTGGAGCGCCTCGAGGGCCTCGTACCCGAAATGGCCCTTCAATTGCTTGCCGGTCAGTTGGTAGCCCTGCTGGAACAACCGCGCGCCGGCTTGGGTATTGGTTTGCTGTTGTCATCAGGTATAGCCGTGTGGAGTGGATCGCGCGGCGTCGCTGCCCTGATCTTCGCAACCTCACGGACGCGGCCCGAGCCGGAAAAGCGCAGCCTCGTCACGTCGATCGTTGTGGCCATCGCGACGACGCTGCTAGCAGGCATCGCCATGGTCGTCGTGCTGACCCTTGTGGCCGTGATTCCGGCTTACTTCTCTGCCTTGCCCTGGCTCGCGGACAACCAGTTACTGCTGCTGTTTCTGCGTTGGCCGGTTCTGCTGATCCTGGGCGTCCTGCTGATCGCGGCCTTCTATCGCTTCGCGCCCGACCGCAAGGCAAAGAAGGCGCGGTGGATCTGGCCCGGCGCAAGCATAGCGACCCTGCTCTGGCTGTTCGTCTGCGCCATATTCTCGTTCTACGTCGAGCGGCTCGGCAATTTCGAGGCCAGCTTCGGCTCGCTGGCGACGGCCATCGTACTGCTCCTCTGGATGTACAATTCAGCGCTCATCGTCGTGCTCGGTGCCACCATCAACGCCGAGCTGGAACGAGAAGTGCTGTCCGAGAGGGCCCTGGCGATCTAG
- a CDS encoding HdeD family acid-resistance protein: protein MAVSAETKRRFALATALRGVLMLLAGLYAIIWPAEALTVLVLAGGILLVVDGVLGLWSLTFGGGKSGNYWFDVVANALSLILGILILISPLLATIFTVTFMASLVGIAALIVGIMQIVVITREREHYARIWPVVLSGVSYILLGLVFLFFPLLSASISVIFGGVLLVFFAFGLFGWAWRLYQRSKAA, encoded by the coding sequence ATGGCGGTTTCGGCTGAGACGAAGAGACGGTTTGCCTTGGCGACGGCCTTGCGCGGGGTGCTCATGCTGTTAGCGGGGCTTTATGCCATCATCTGGCCGGCAGAAGCGCTGACGGTGCTGGTGCTGGCGGGTGGCATCCTGCTGGTGGTCGACGGCGTCCTGGGGCTGTGGAGCCTCACCTTCGGCGGCGGCAAGAGCGGCAATTACTGGTTCGATGTGGTTGCGAATGCGCTTTCGCTGATCCTGGGTATTCTCATCCTGATCAGCCCGCTGCTGGCGACCATCTTCACCGTCACCTTTATGGCGAGCCTCGTCGGTATCGCGGCGCTAATCGTGGGCATCATGCAGATCGTGGTCATCACCCGCGAGCGCGAGCACTATGCCCGCATCTGGCCGGTGGTGCTGTCGGGCGTGTCCTACATCCTGCTCGGCCTAGTCTTCCTGTTCTTCCCGCTGCTCAGCGCCTCCATTAGCGTGATCTTCGGCGGGGTGCTGCTGGTGTTCTTCGCGTTCGGCCTCTTCGGCTGGGCCTGGCGGCTCTATCAGCGCAGCAAGGCCGCCTAG
- a CDS encoding MFS transporter, producing MSLPLIALFLAAFAFGTTEFVIAGVLPQVAGGLGVTIPIAGYLVSGYAIGIALGGPLLTFATTNVARRTLLLGLIAAFTIGQVACALAPSFSAMLVLRVLIAIAHGSFFGIAMVVATGLVAPERRGFAVALILSGLTVSNVIGVPLGAAIGNYLGWRATFWAMGTLGLLASLAIVLWVPRTKNAAASRPDFRHEVRVLGRQQAWTSLILMLMLMLGQFVPFTYIAPLLQDVTGLDPAWIPWVLLLNGVGSTIGVFLGGRLADWKLMPSLIAMLALQVVALLTLYLAAPYPLPMVAAIFVWGALNFAIGTPIQTRILSWTADAPSLASSLIPSGFNIGIALAAFIGGTMLNAGLGYRSLPLLGAVALAVAVLVAFISYAWEKRSLAVPPVPANALAAE from the coding sequence ATGTCCCTTCCGCTGATCGCCCTTTTTCTTGCCGCGTTCGCCTTTGGCACCACCGAGTTCGTTATCGCGGGCGTTCTTCCACAGGTTGCAGGCGGCCTTGGCGTCACCATCCCCATCGCGGGGTATCTCGTTTCCGGCTACGCCATCGGCATTGCTCTGGGCGGACCGCTGCTGACTTTCGCGACCACAAATGTCGCCCGCCGCACCCTGCTGCTGGGCCTGATCGCTGCCTTTACCATCGGGCAAGTGGCATGTGCCCTCGCGCCGAGCTTCTCCGCCATGCTGGTCCTGCGTGTGCTGATCGCCATTGCTCATGGCAGCTTCTTTGGCATAGCCATGGTTGTCGCCACCGGCCTCGTTGCTCCGGAGCGCCGAGGCTTTGCCGTCGCCCTGATCTTGTCCGGCCTGACCGTCTCCAATGTGATAGGCGTGCCTCTGGGCGCGGCTATCGGGAATTACCTCGGCTGGCGCGCTACGTTCTGGGCCATGGGCACGCTGGGACTGTTGGCCAGCCTTGCCATTGTGCTGTGGGTGCCTCGCACAAAGAACGCCGCTGCCTCTCGTCCTGATTTTCGCCACGAGGTCCGCGTGCTCGGCCGCCAACAGGCCTGGACATCGCTGATACTCATGCTGATGCTGATGCTCGGTCAGTTCGTGCCTTTCACCTACATCGCCCCCCTGTTGCAGGACGTGACAGGCCTCGACCCGGCCTGGATTCCATGGGTGTTGCTGCTCAACGGTGTCGGCTCCACCATCGGCGTTTTTCTCGGCGGGCGGCTGGCGGATTGGAAGCTGATGCCGTCGCTGATCGCCATGCTGGCCTTGCAGGTCGTCGCCCTGCTCACCCTGTACCTGGCCGCCCCCTACCCGCTGCCGATGGTCGCCGCGATATTTGTCTGGGGCGCGCTTAATTTCGCGATCGGGACCCCGATTCAAACGCGCATCCTCAGCTGGACCGCCGACGCACCCAGCCTGGCGTCTTCACTTATCCCCTCGGGCTTCAATATCGGGATTGCCCTCGCCGCATTCATAGGCGGGACCATGTTGAACGCCGGCCTGGGCTATCGCAGCCTGCCCCTGCTGGGCGCTGTCGCATTGGCAGTAGCCGTGCTCGTGGCGTTTATCTCCTACGCTTGGGAGAAACGCAGCCTGGCCGTGCCACCCGTACCCGCCAATGCGCTAGCCGCAGAGTAG
- a CDS encoding sensor domain-containing diguanylate cyclase — protein MPLDQISLLAAIALSSTALTTTMLVSWLGARRDTYLLSWCIGLLLISLGVAAYALLAVDYGALTHFAAFALTIAGFSFVYAGAIQYRTRTAPIGAIAILGFGFIAITGLTLLAGLSGISAIFANLAMALLLGLASWQYWQGRAEARWQMVANTVLYNAAAVSFALCAAVLLVQQRWTLSEYPKNWAEDLNTVVVIVCMTGIGAISLMLNQSRSARHHRKQAMTDSLTGLLNRRALFENLSSGQLAPGMAVIMFDIDHFKSINDQWGHAMGDAVLERFARVLTTDLRSDDFAARLGGEEFCVVLRDLTKRSAAAVAEQTRINFEATAIESTRGTARTTVSAGVAISGVDGEPFEAVLRRADDALYAAKSAGRNRVVAPTPRLVA, from the coding sequence ATGCCTCTCGATCAAATCTCCCTGCTCGCCGCCATCGCACTGTCTTCGACCGCGCTGACGACAACCATGCTCGTCAGCTGGCTTGGTGCGCGCCGCGATACCTACCTGCTGAGCTGGTGCATCGGCCTGCTGCTGATCTCCCTGGGTGTAGCCGCCTATGCGCTGCTCGCAGTCGATTACGGCGCCCTCACGCATTTTGCGGCATTCGCGCTGACCATTGCCGGCTTTAGTTTCGTCTATGCGGGCGCAATCCAGTATCGAACACGAACGGCACCCATAGGAGCAATCGCAATCCTGGGCTTTGGCTTCATTGCGATCACCGGCCTTACGCTTCTGGCAGGACTCTCGGGCATCTCGGCGATATTCGCCAACCTCGCCATGGCGCTATTGCTGGGCCTGGCAAGCTGGCAATACTGGCAGGGCCGGGCCGAAGCGCGCTGGCAGATGGTTGCCAATACCGTGCTCTACAACGCAGCGGCCGTGTCTTTTGCGCTCTGCGCTGCGGTTCTGCTGGTCCAGCAGCGCTGGACGCTGTCGGAATACCCCAAGAACTGGGCCGAAGACCTGAACACCGTAGTGGTCATCGTCTGCATGACCGGTATTGGCGCAATCTCACTCATGCTCAATCAGTCCCGTTCGGCACGCCACCACCGCAAGCAGGCCATGACCGACTCGCTGACCGGCCTGCTCAACCGCCGCGCCCTGTTCGAAAACCTGTCGAGTGGCCAACTGGCGCCCGGCATGGCCGTCATCATGTTTGATATAGACCACTTCAAGTCGATCAACGATCAGTGGGGCCATGCCATGGGTGACGCTGTGCTCGAGCGCTTCGCGCGCGTTTTGACGACCGACCTGCGCAGCGATGACTTTGCAGCGCGTCTCGGCGGCGAAGAGTTCTGCGTGGTCCTGCGCGACCTGACCAAACGCTCCGCCGCTGCCGTAGCCGAGCAAACGCGCATCAATTTTGAAGCGACCGCCATCGAATCGACGCGCGGCACGGCCAGGACGACGGTAAGCGCCGGGGTCGCCATCAGTGGTGTGGACGGCGAGCCCTTTGAGGCCGTGCTGCGACGGGCGGACGACGCGCTTTATGCCGCCAAGTCCGCCGGCCGAAACCGCGTCGTTGCGCCGACCCCCCGCCTGGTCGCTTAG
- a CDS encoding GatB/YqeY domain-containing protein, with amino-acid sequence MREQFSEGLKVALKARDQRRTATLRAITSAIKDKDIAIRQENRGPATNEEILAIVQKMVKQREESFAIYAQAGRADLATVEKEEIDILNEFLPKGLNDDEVAAAIQAAIAATGAEGAKDMGKVIAQLKADYPGRIDFGKASGKVKAALSA; translated from the coding sequence ATGCGCGAACAGTTCAGCGAAGGTCTCAAAGTGGCCCTCAAGGCCCGCGATCAGCGGCGTACCGCGACCCTGCGGGCCATCACGTCGGCCATCAAGGATAAGGATATCGCGATCCGCCAGGAGAATCGCGGACCGGCGACCAATGAAGAGATTCTGGCCATCGTACAAAAGATGGTGAAGCAGCGCGAAGAGAGCTTTGCCATCTACGCGCAGGCTGGCCGCGCCGACCTCGCCACGGTCGAAAAGGAAGAGATCGACATTCTCAACGAGTTCCTGCCCAAGGGACTCAACGATGATGAAGTCGCCGCTGCCATCCAGGCCGCGATTGCTGCCACCGGAGCCGAAGGCGCCAAGGACATGGGCAAGGTGATTGCCCAGCTCAAAGCCGACTATCCGGGTCGCATCGACTTCGGCAAGGCCAGCGGCAAGGTCAAGGCGGCGCTGAGCGCCTAA
- the carA gene encoding glutamine-hydrolyzing carbamoyl-phosphate synthase small subunit, protein MTGWQQSPATALLILADGTSLEGRGIGAVGHAAGEVCFNTAMTGYQEVLTDPSYAGQIITFTFPHIGNVGTNDEDIETVNMAALSGVRGVVLKADITNPSNYRAAEKLDAWLKKRNIIGIAGIDTRALTAQIREHGMPNGVIAHEPTGMFDEGSIKAELKAFPGLEGLDLAKEVTTAQTYHWDQTGWQWDKGYGKLENPEFHIVAIDYGAKRNILRCLADQGAKVTVVPATATAAEVLAHNPDGIFLSNGPGDPAATGKYAVPTIQKLIETGKPVFGICLGHQLLGLALGGTTSKMHQGHHGANHPVKDLTTGKVEITSMNHGFAVDKASLPAGVTETHISLFDQSNAGLSVDGKPIFSVQYHPEASPGPRDSHYLFTRFMNHVRAQRGMDAKPEYVAPAA, encoded by the coding sequence GTGACCGGCTGGCAGCAATCCCCCGCGACCGCACTTCTGATCCTTGCAGATGGTACGAGCCTGGAAGGCCGCGGTATCGGCGCCGTCGGTCACGCAGCAGGCGAAGTCTGCTTCAATACGGCGATGACCGGCTACCAGGAAGTGCTGACCGATCCGTCCTATGCCGGCCAGATCATCACCTTCACCTTCCCCCATATCGGCAATGTCGGCACCAATGACGAGGACATCGAGACGGTCAACATGGCCGCTCTGTCCGGCGTCCGTGGCGTCGTGCTCAAGGCCGACATCACCAACCCGTCCAATTATCGCGCCGCCGAAAAGCTCGACGCCTGGCTGAAGAAGCGCAACATCATCGGCATAGCCGGCATCGACACCCGCGCCCTGACCGCGCAGATCCGCGAGCACGGCATGCCGAACGGCGTCATCGCTCACGAACCCACGGGCATGTTCGACGAAGGCTCGATCAAGGCCGAGCTCAAGGCCTTTCCCGGCCTCGAAGGTCTCGACCTCGCCAAGGAAGTGACCACAGCTCAGACCTACCATTGGGATCAGACCGGCTGGCAGTGGGACAAGGGTTACGGCAAGCTCGAGAACCCCGAATTCCATATCGTCGCCATCGACTACGGCGCCAAGCGCAACATCCTGCGCTGCCTGGCCGACCAGGGCGCCAAGGTAACGGTGGTCCCAGCGACGGCAACCGCCGCCGAGGTGCTGGCACACAATCCCGATGGCATCTTCCTGTCCAATGGCCCTGGCGATCCGGCGGCCACCGGCAAGTATGCCGTTCCCACCATCCAGAAGCTGATAGAAACCGGCAAGCCGGTGTTCGGCATCTGCCTCGGCCACCAGCTCCTCGGCCTGGCCCTGGGCGGCACCACGTCCAAGATGCATCAGGGCCACCATGGCGCCAACCATCCGGTCAAGGACCTGACCACCGGCAAGGTGGAGATCACCTCCATGAACCACGGCTTTGCCGTGGACAAGGCGAGCCTGCCTGCCGGCGTCACCGAGACCCACATCTCGCTGTTCGACCAGTCCAATGCCGGCCTTAGCGTCGATGGCAAGCCGATCTTTTCGGTGCAGTACCATCCCGAAGCCAGCCCCGGCCCGCGCGACAGCCATTACCTCTTCACGCGCTTCATGAACCACGTCCGCGCGCAAAGGGGCATGGACGCGAAGCCGGAATATGTGGCTCCCGCGGCCTGA